A genomic region of uncultured Paludibaculum sp. contains the following coding sequences:
- a CDS encoding alpha/beta family hydrolase encodes MRRIETLFIDGPVGRLEAMLEEPESGSPTEAALVCHPHPLGGGTMHNKVVHRLARGLRQVGAVTLRFNFRGVNLSEGTHDNGVGEVDDARAVLAVLRGRYPHLPLTVSGFSFGSRVAVQLYDGARRVILVGFPTVYRQFEILERCPIERNFIQSTNDEYGPRNELQPVYDRLWGPKSMHWVEAQDHFFAGALENFEKTVVEIGSLAI; translated from the coding sequence ATGCGGCGGATCGAAACGCTGTTCATCGACGGGCCGGTGGGTCGTCTGGAAGCCATGCTGGAGGAGCCGGAATCCGGCTCGCCCACGGAAGCGGCGCTGGTCTGCCACCCCCATCCCTTGGGGGGCGGAACGATGCACAACAAGGTCGTACACCGGTTGGCTCGCGGATTGCGCCAAGTAGGCGCCGTGACGCTTCGATTCAACTTCCGAGGGGTGAACCTCAGCGAGGGTACCCACGACAACGGAGTGGGCGAGGTGGACGACGCACGAGCCGTTCTGGCCGTGCTGCGAGGCCGGTATCCTCATTTGCCGCTGACCGTGAGTGGATTCAGCTTTGGATCGCGAGTCGCCGTGCAATTATACGACGGGGCGCGGCGGGTGATTCTGGTTGGATTCCCAACGGTGTACCGCCAGTTTGAGATTCTGGAGCGGTGCCCCATCGAGCGGAACTTTATTCAATCTACAAATGACGAATATGGTCCGCGGAACGAGCTCCAGCCAGTGTACGACCGGCTGTGGGGGCCGAAGTCCATGCACTGGGTGGAGGCGCAGGATCACTTCTTTGCCGGGGCGCTGGAGAACTTCGAAAAGACAGTTGTAGAAATTGGTTCGCTGGCTATCTGA
- a CDS encoding MBL fold metallo-hydrolase, translating into MLASSSAGNSTFIGTDTTRILIDAGLNRKETFARLAAIGEDPAKLDAIFITHEHSDHILGLPVMIRALANMGRRIPVFLTHLTAPTIDWGNAQPVVESFQAGSCIEFGDLSISSFTIPHDAVDPVGYTIRAQGIKVSIATDLGYMPDSVKVHLRQSHFLLLESNHHPELLKLGPYPWHVKQRILSRKGHLSNDAACEYIANDLPAEVQTLVLGHLSEHNNTIWETELGAVQALEKRGLSPRLVVAEPRKLSDIFQL; encoded by the coding sequence GTGCTCGCATCATCCAGTGCGGGCAATTCCACCTTCATCGGGACCGACACCACGCGCATCCTGATCGACGCGGGGCTGAATCGTAAGGAAACATTCGCCAGACTGGCCGCTATAGGCGAAGACCCAGCAAAGCTCGATGCCATCTTCATCACCCACGAGCACTCCGATCACATCCTGGGCCTGCCGGTCATGATCCGGGCTCTCGCCAACATGGGCCGGCGCATCCCCGTCTTTCTCACCCACCTCACTGCCCCAACCATCGACTGGGGCAACGCCCAGCCCGTCGTGGAATCCTTTCAGGCAGGCTCGTGCATCGAGTTCGGAGATCTCTCGATCTCGTCCTTCACAATTCCGCACGACGCCGTCGATCCGGTCGGCTACACCATTAGGGCGCAAGGGATCAAGGTCTCCATTGCCACCGACCTCGGCTACATGCCTGACAGCGTCAAGGTCCATTTGCGCCAATCTCATTTTCTACTACTAGAGTCGAATCATCATCCGGAACTGCTCAAGCTAGGCCCCTATCCCTGGCACGTCAAACAGCGCATCCTGTCGCGCAAAGGCCATCTTTCCAACGACGCCGCTTGTGAATACATCGCCAACGACCTGCCGGCCGAAGTTCAGACTCTGGTTTTGGGCCATTTGAGCGAACACAATAATACGATTTGGGAGACCGAGCTTGGCGCCGTACAGGCGCTTGAAAAACGTGGCCTGTCACCCCGCCTGGTGGTGGCGGAGCCGCGCAAGCTCAGCGATATTTTTCAGTTGTAG
- a CDS encoding YajQ family cyclic di-GMP-binding protein: MPDNSFDIVSKVEIPEVVNAIQQATKEVIQRYDLKDSKSTIDLNEKELTITLTSSGDFQIKAVLEILQSKLVKRQVPLKAFTYGNIQPAAGTRVRQEITMQQGIASEKAKEIVKTIKDSKKKAQASIQGDLVRVSAKDRDTLQEIIALLKAKDFGIDMQFTNYRSN, from the coding sequence ATGCCCGACAACTCATTTGACATCGTCTCCAAGGTGGAGATTCCCGAGGTCGTGAACGCGATCCAGCAGGCGACCAAGGAAGTGATTCAGCGGTACGACCTGAAGGACTCGAAGAGCACGATCGACCTCAACGAGAAAGAGCTCACCATCACGCTGACTTCTTCCGGCGACTTCCAGATCAAGGCCGTGCTGGAGATTCTGCAGTCGAAGCTGGTGAAACGCCAGGTACCGTTGAAGGCCTTTACTTACGGCAACATACAGCCGGCGGCCGGCACGCGAGTGCGGCAGGAGATCACCATGCAGCAAGGGATCGCCTCGGAAAAGGCCAAGGAGATCGTGAAAACGATCAAGGACTCGAAGAAGAAGGCCCAGGCGTCCATCCAAGGCGATCTGGTGCGCGTCTCGGCCAAGGATCGCGACACGCTGCAGGAGATCATTGCGCTGTTGAAGGCCAAGGACTTTGGCATCGACATGCAGTTCACGAACTACCGTTCGAACTGA
- a CDS encoding response regulator, with protein MARVLLADDNPTSRLTLQTVLEAGGYRVDSAASAAEAVGLLDQAEYQLVLSELAMESPEAGLKVLAHARMKDYRPATALVTAWHAGAENKPSQDTDVLIEPEDLPELLGKIAMLISTRASRRAARPVR; from the coding sequence ATGGCAAGGGTCCTACTTGCCGATGACAACCCAACCTCGCGGCTTACTCTCCAGACGGTCCTCGAAGCCGGGGGATATCGCGTGGATTCGGCCGCTTCCGCCGCCGAGGCCGTCGGCTTGCTCGATCAGGCCGAGTATCAGTTGGTGCTATCTGAGCTGGCCATGGAGTCGCCCGAAGCTGGCCTGAAGGTTCTGGCTCACGCCCGCATGAAGGATTATCGTCCGGCGACCGCCCTGGTTACGGCTTGGCATGCTGGAGCGGAAAACAAACCAAGCCAGGACACCGACGTTCTCATCGAACCTGAGGATCTGCCGGAACTGCTTGGTAAGATCGCGATGCTGATCAGTACCCGCGCCTCGCGTCGCGCTGCCCGGCCTGTCAGATAG
- the purB gene encoding adenylosuccinate lyase, which produces MIQRYTRPEMGRIWSDENKYAQWLAVELANCDVQAERGHVPQDAAKFLREYASISVDRILEIEAEIRHDVIAFTTCVAESMSAAGHSDASRWFHYGLTSNDVVDTAQALQLKESAELILKRMDALIAVLKERAYEFKNAIAIGRTHGVHAEPITFGLKIANWYDEAVRAKRRIHEAAEDLRYGKLSGAVGTLAHMEPATEAAICEKLGLKVAPIASQVIARDRHAAFVSALALACALCEKCALEVRHLQRTEVREAEEPFAEGAQKGSSAMPHKRNPIVSEQICGLARVVRSNVQAAFEDIALWHERDISHSSVERVILPDSSILTDYLLTKTIWLIGGMRVYPDRMMRNLESTKGLVFSGQVLLDLAAAGMLREQAYKIVQSEAMRAWHEEGDFRAVIENHPEIRKYLSPDQITNAFSVGRQLRSVDAIFARVFGE; this is translated from the coding sequence ATGATCCAGCGTTACACCCGCCCCGAGATGGGCCGCATCTGGAGCGACGAAAACAAATATGCCCAGTGGCTCGCCGTCGAACTTGCCAACTGCGACGTGCAGGCCGAGCGCGGCCACGTCCCCCAGGATGCCGCCAAGTTCCTGAGAGAGTACGCCAGCATCAGCGTGGACCGCATCCTCGAGATCGAAGCCGAGATCCGGCACGATGTCATCGCCTTTACTACCTGCGTAGCAGAATCAATGTCGGCGGCCGGCCATAGCGATGCCTCCCGCTGGTTTCATTACGGTCTTACTTCAAATGACGTAGTCGATACCGCCCAAGCCCTCCAGTTGAAGGAATCGGCCGAACTCATCCTAAAGCGCATGGACGCGCTCATCGCGGTCCTCAAAGAGCGGGCCTACGAATTCAAGAACGCCATCGCCATCGGCCGCACCCACGGAGTCCACGCCGAACCCATCACCTTCGGCCTGAAGATCGCCAACTGGTACGACGAAGCCGTGCGCGCAAAGCGCCGCATCCACGAGGCCGCCGAGGACCTTCGATACGGAAAACTGTCCGGTGCCGTCGGTACCCTGGCCCACATGGAGCCCGCCACCGAAGCCGCCATCTGCGAAAAACTCGGCCTGAAGGTCGCTCCCATCGCCAGCCAGGTCATCGCCCGCGACCGTCATGCGGCTTTCGTTTCCGCGCTCGCCCTGGCCTGCGCGCTCTGTGAAAAATGCGCGTTGGAGGTCCGCCACCTGCAGCGAACAGAAGTCCGGGAAGCGGAGGAACCATTCGCTGAGGGCGCACAGAAGGGTTCCAGCGCAATGCCCCACAAACGGAATCCGATCGTCAGCGAGCAGATTTGCGGCTTGGCCCGCGTCGTCCGCTCGAATGTCCAGGCGGCGTTCGAGGACATAGCCCTTTGGCATGAACGGGATATCTCGCACTCCAGCGTGGAGCGCGTCATCCTCCCCGACTCCTCAATCCTCACCGACTATCTTCTGACAAAGACAATCTGGCTCATCGGCGGAATGCGCGTCTACCCCGACCGAATGATGCGTAACTTGGAGTCCACAAAGGGTTTAGTCTTTTCCGGCCAAGTCCTGCTCGATCTCGCCGCCGCCGGCATGCTCAGGGAGCAGGCATATAAAATTGTACAGTCTGAAGCCATGCGCGCGTGGCATGAGGAGGGCGACTTCCGCGCCGTCATTGAAAACCACCCTGAGATCCGGAAGTATCTTTCTCCTGATCAGATTACCAACGCGTTCTCGGTCGGTCGCCAGCTTCGGAGTGTGGACGCGATCTTTGCCAGGGTGTTCGGGGAATGA
- a CDS encoding SpoIIE family protein phosphatase, with amino-acid sequence MTQADRISRVIFEYAARIGGAQDTGALLQLNADMARDLAGADRCSIWLVDATAREIWTKVAHGTSTLRIPLSHGLVGACIDSNESIVVNDTSSDPRFLGRVDEKSGYATQSVLVLPLRGADGRVIGALQALNKPGGFDQSDVDLLSLAASYSASALEGQQLRAEAEQVRLLLKELEIARSVQQRLLPQKLPALPGLEFQAYCRPAKFVGGDYYDFVDLPGERLFFTLGDVSGKGIAAAVLMASIQAAIRSQMLHPPEALSDLVNDFNKAVYSFSTSDKYSTLFCAHLDPSSRRMTFVNAGGCPPMLLRAATGRVERLDAGGCPVGLLGFSRYQQAEVQLESGDVLLCFSDGISEATNAAEAIWEESELEQILRGVGSASVQAIVESVVAAADAFTGDAEQADDMTVVVMKAL; translated from the coding sequence ATGACTCAGGCGGACAGGATCTCTCGCGTCATCTTCGAGTACGCGGCGCGGATCGGCGGTGCCCAGGACACCGGCGCCCTCCTCCAACTCAACGCCGACATGGCTCGCGATCTCGCCGGCGCCGATCGCTGCAGCATCTGGCTGGTCGACGCCACCGCCCGGGAGATCTGGACCAAGGTCGCTCATGGCACTTCCACCCTCCGCATTCCCCTGAGTCATGGCCTTGTCGGCGCCTGCATCGACTCCAACGAGTCCATCGTCGTCAACGACACGTCCTCCGATCCCCGCTTCCTCGGCCGTGTCGACGAGAAAAGCGGGTACGCCACGCAGTCCGTCCTGGTTCTGCCGCTCCGCGGCGCGGATGGCCGCGTCATCGGCGCCCTCCAGGCCTTGAACAAACCCGGTGGCTTCGACCAGTCCGACGTCGACCTCCTGTCCCTCGCAGCCAGCTACTCCGCCTCGGCCCTCGAAGGCCAGCAACTTCGCGCCGAGGCCGAGCAGGTCCGGCTCCTCCTCAAGGAGCTCGAGATCGCCCGCAGCGTCCAGCAACGCCTGCTGCCCCAAAAGCTCCCCGCCCTGCCCGGTCTCGAGTTCCAGGCCTACTGCCGCCCCGCCAAGTTCGTCGGCGGCGATTACTACGATTTCGTCGATCTGCCCGGCGAGCGGCTCTTCTTCACCCTCGGCGATGTTTCCGGCAAGGGCATCGCGGCCGCCGTCTTGATGGCGAGCATCCAGGCAGCCATCCGCTCTCAGATGCTCCACCCGCCCGAGGCCCTGTCCGATCTCGTCAACGACTTCAACAAGGCCGTCTATTCGTTCTCGACCTCGGACAAGTACTCCACTCTTTTCTGTGCCCATCTGGACCCCTCCAGCCGCCGCATGACCTTCGTCAACGCCGGTGGCTGCCCACCCATGCTCCTGCGCGCCGCCACCGGGCGAGTGGAGCGGTTGGACGCGGGCGGCTGCCCCGTCGGCTTACTGGGTTTCTCCCGCTATCAGCAGGCCGAAGTCCAGCTCGAATCCGGCGATGTTCTGCTGTGCTTCTCGGACGGCATCAGCGAAGCCACCAACGCCGCCGAAGCCATCTGGGAGGAGTCCGAACTGGAGCAGATCCTCCGTGGCGTCGGCTCGGCTTCCGTGCAGGCCATCGTGGAATCCGTGGTCGCCGCCGCCGATGCCTTTACCGGCGACGCCGAGCAGGCCGATGACATGACCGTCGTTGTCATGAAGGCCCTCTAG